A stretch of Candidatus Methanomethylophilaceae archaeon DNA encodes these proteins:
- the rnz gene encoding ribonuclease Z translates to MEILFLGTGASLPSRNRSTSCIALRSGSDIILMDCGEGSQRQLMISPFSFMKIRAVLITHVHGDHILGLPGLLQTMGLLGRKDPLMICGPKGFAAPLKAIMDATEGETEYPVEVVEADHGNEFSVCKMKVSVFGTDHGLPSVGFIVSEPDSPGKLDRGKALSLGIKDGPDMARLKRGETVKGILPEQVVGPIRRGIRVAYTGDTRSTSAIADAIGDVDALIHESTYMSSETSLADSHFHSTALQAAATAKEAGVRYLFLTHISNRYDDCRDSLLEEAKAVFSETILADDFDRYEITNRAARKMD, encoded by the coding sequence ATGGAGATACTGTTCCTTGGCACGGGAGCCAGTCTCCCCTCCAGAAATAGGTCCACATCCTGCATCGCCCTCCGCAGCGGATCTGACATCATCCTCATGGATTGCGGGGAAGGTTCCCAGCGCCAGCTGATGATTTCGCCGTTCTCGTTCATGAAGATACGCGCGGTTCTGATAACCCACGTCCACGGCGACCACATCCTCGGCCTTCCCGGGCTCCTCCAGACCATGGGGCTTCTTGGAAGGAAGGACCCTCTGATGATATGCGGCCCGAAAGGGTTCGCAGCGCCTCTGAAAGCCATCATGGATGCCACCGAAGGCGAGACCGAGTATCCTGTGGAGGTCGTCGAGGCCGACCATGGAAACGAGTTTTCCGTATGCAAGATGAAGGTATCTGTTTTCGGGACGGACCATGGATTGCCATCTGTCGGATTCATCGTGTCCGAGCCTGATTCTCCCGGTAAACTCGACAGAGGGAAGGCCCTTTCGTTGGGCATCAAAGACGGACCGGACATGGCCCGCCTGAAGAGGGGCGAAACCGTCAAAGGGATTCTTCCGGAGCAGGTGGTCGGTCCCATCAGAAGAGGGATCCGCGTCGCGTACACTGGAGACACCAGATCAACTTCGGCGATAGCGGATGCCATAGGTGACGTCGACGCCCTGATCCACGAATCTACGTATATGTCGTCCGAAACGTCTTTGGCTGACAGCCATTTCCATTCCACCGCGCTGCAGGCGGCGGCCACCGCCAAGGAAGCTGGCGTGCGCTATCTTTTCCTTACCCACATAAGCAATCGCTATGACGACTGCAGGGATTCTCTCTTGGAGGAAGCCAAGGCGGTCTTCTCCGAAACGATTCTGGCCGACGATTTCGATCGCTACGAGATAACCAATCGTGCGGCCAGGAAAATGGATTGA